A genome region from Salvia splendens isolate huo1 chromosome 19, SspV2, whole genome shotgun sequence includes the following:
- the LOC121780132 gene encoding F-box/LRR-repeat protein At3g26922-like → MAEDRISQLPDEILQHVLSFIDIYEVVETTILSKRWKNLWRSLLNIRLHIRSAAAYRRRVFQFLSHRNAAAPLHGFHLSLDNEIRVLEDDEAFVEECVLYAINHSVQSLRLHDLTLSLPAAVFTSTTLRELELRQRDTRVYVPGRFSLPNLKTLYLEAPNLNFSSDQGKELCSGLPELEKLSLRGFSMPGLVLKAPKLRVLEILESNSLIIQEISAPLLTSFRYEGFSPLECLMMNLPMLEEVYVDILSIKHNVKGLQVKCARMLQQLGNTTTVSLTLDTLECLDGGPIDQSPPFPNIKCLKVMKGRHKLYRVRKQILKYLTVGTLNFESLTVEFPAGVIMDERNSDNEIHYIFLFC, encoded by the exons ATGGCGGAAGACAGAATCAGCCAATTGCCGGATGAAATTCTTCAACACGTTCTCTCCTTTATCGACATCTATGAAGTCGTTGAAACAACCATTCTCTCCAAGAGATGGAAAAACCTCTGGCGTTCCCTCCTCAATATCCGCTTGCACATCCGCAGCGCCGCTGCCTACCGCCGCCGCGTCTTCCAATTCCTCTCTCACCGCAACGCTGCTGCCCCTCTTCACGGCTTCCACCTCTCACTCGACAACGAAATTCGGGTCCTTGAGGATGATGAGGCATTCGTGGAGGAATGCGTGCTCTACGCCATCAATCACAGCGTTCAATCCCTCCGCCTCCACGACCTAACTCTGAGCCTTCCCGCCGCGGTTTTCACCTCCACGACGCTGCGGGAGCTCGAACTCAGGCAGAGAGACACCAGGGTTTATGTACCGGGACGGTTTTCCTTGCCAAATTTGAAAACCCTTTACCTTGAAGCCCCTAATTTGAATTTCAGTTCTGATCAAGGGAAGGAGCTTTGTTCCGGTCTCCCGGAGCTCGAGAAGCTTTCTCTGCGAGGGTTTTCGATGCCTGGACTTGTTTTAAAGGCTCCCAAGCTTAGGGTTCTTGAAATCCTTGAATCTAATTCTCTTATTATCCAAGAAATTTCGGCTCCGTTGCTTACCTCGTTTCGATACGAGGGCTTTTCACCATTGGAGTGTTTGATGATGAATCTCCCAATGTTGGAGGAAGTCTATGTAGACATTCTTTCTATTAAACACAATGTCAAAGGATTGCAAGTTAAATGTGCTAGGATGCTTCAGCAACTTGGAAATACTACCACTGTTTCATTAACTTTGGACACTCTTGAG TGCCTGGACGGTGGTCCCATTGATCAAAGTCCTCCGTTTCCCAACATCAAATGCCTCAAGGTGATGAAAGGACGTCACAAATTGTACAGAGTGCGTAAGCAAATATTGAAGTATTTGACGGTGGGAACTTTGAATTTTGAGTCGTTGACAGTGGAATTTCCCGCTGGTGTGATTATGGATGAACGCAATTCCGACAACGAGATACAttacatttttttgttttgctaG